The following are encoded in a window of Polynucleobacter sp. VK25 genomic DNA:
- the phaC gene encoding class I poly(R)-hydroxyalkanoic acid synthase translates to MFAGMNTGATPSLAPHHMALIPPERLSEIQKEYFTELAHIATNPEAIEVKDRRFAGQAWHSSWSKVIAATYLLNSKYLMELAKAVETDEKSRQKILFTTEQMIDALSPSNFIATNPEVLESIISSQGQSIQKGIVNLLGDMKKGKVSQTDESAFEVGKNIATTEGHVVFRNELFELIQYTPLTEQVFERPYLMVPPCINKYYILDLQPDNSVVRHMVSQGHTVFLVSWKNPDASMAQVSWDDYVGKGVIKAIDVVKEVGDTKQINILGFCVGGTLTSSALAVLAARDEHPAASLTLLTTLLDFTDTGILDVFIDEGMVEMRENSIGGKGGKYGMMSGLDLGNTFSFLRPNDLVWNYVVENYLKGNSPPPFDLLYWNGDSTNLPGAMYCWYLRHTYLQNDLVKPNKVKICGEKIDLGKIKCPAYLYASQEDHIVPWQSAYESTHLLKGKNRFVLGASGHIAGVINPPAKNKRYYFENSKIAPTAQEWLQGAKQIQGSWWPDYTQWLEQFGGEKRQASATFGNAKYKKMEAAPGVYVKEKATPEIQ, encoded by the coding sequence ATGTTTGCAGGTATGAATACGGGTGCAACGCCATCTTTGGCGCCGCACCATATGGCACTAATTCCGCCAGAGCGTTTATCTGAAATTCAAAAAGAATATTTCACGGAATTGGCGCATATTGCAACCAATCCTGAAGCGATTGAGGTTAAAGACCGTCGTTTTGCAGGTCAAGCCTGGCACTCATCCTGGAGCAAAGTCATTGCTGCTACCTATTTACTCAATTCCAAATATTTAATGGAATTAGCAAAAGCAGTTGAGACAGATGAAAAGTCTAGGCAAAAAATTCTATTTACTACAGAGCAAATGATTGATGCACTTTCGCCATCAAATTTCATTGCCACCAATCCAGAGGTACTGGAAAGCATTATTAGCTCGCAAGGACAATCCATTCAAAAAGGCATTGTGAACTTGTTGGGGGATATGAAAAAAGGCAAGGTCTCTCAAACGGATGAATCTGCTTTTGAGGTTGGCAAAAATATTGCCACTACAGAAGGTCATGTGGTGTTTCGTAATGAGTTGTTTGAACTCATTCAATACACACCATTAACTGAGCAAGTGTTCGAGCGCCCATACTTAATGGTGCCACCATGCATCAACAAATATTACATTTTAGATTTGCAGCCTGATAACTCGGTAGTGCGCCATATGGTCAGCCAAGGCCACACCGTCTTTTTAGTGTCTTGGAAAAATCCCGATGCTTCGATGGCCCAAGTGAGTTGGGATGACTATGTAGGCAAAGGTGTGATTAAAGCGATTGATGTTGTTAAAGAGGTCGGCGATACCAAGCAAATTAATATCTTGGGATTCTGCGTTGGCGGTACCTTAACCAGTTCAGCATTGGCGGTATTAGCGGCGCGAGACGAGCATCCAGCCGCAAGCTTGACGTTGTTGACTACATTGTTGGACTTTACGGATACCGGCATTCTGGATGTCTTTATTGACGAAGGCATGGTCGAGATGCGCGAGAACAGCATTGGCGGCAAAGGTGGCAAGTACGGCATGATGTCGGGCTTAGATTTAGGAAATACCTTCTCATTCTTGCGCCCAAATGATTTGGTCTGGAACTATGTAGTGGAGAACTATCTCAAAGGTAATTCGCCTCCACCATTTGATTTGTTGTACTGGAATGGCGATTCTACGAACCTTCCTGGTGCAATGTACTGCTGGTATTTACGTCATACCTATTTGCAAAATGATTTAGTCAAGCCTAACAAAGTCAAAATTTGCGGTGAAAAGATCGATCTCGGAAAAATCAAATGTCCGGCCTATTTATATGCTTCGCAGGAAGATCATATTGTTCCTTGGCAGTCTGCTTATGAGTCAACACATCTCCTCAAAGGGAAAAATCGTTTTGTTCTTGGAGCGTCTGGACACATTGCGGGCGTCATCAATCCGCCCGCTAAAAATAAACGCTACTACTTTGAAAACAGCAAGATTGCACCAACAGCTCAAGAGTGGCTGCAGGGTGCAAAACAAATACAAGGTAGCTGGTGGCCTGACTACACTCAGTGGCTAGAGCAATTTGGCGGTGAGAAGAGGCAGGCTAGCGCTACCTTTGGTAACGCTAAGTACAAAAAAATGGAAGCTGCACCTGGTGTTTATGTCAAAGAAAAAGCAACACCAGAAATTCAATAA
- the rimO gene encoding 30S ribosomal protein S12 methylthiotransferase RimO, translating into MAGKIGFVSLGCPKALVDSELILTQLSAEGYETAKDYSGADLVVVNTCGFIDSAVEESLSAIGEALAENGKVIVTGCLGARKNADGSDLISSIHPKVLAVTGPHATDEVMQAIHLHLPKPHDPFIDLVPPAGVKLTPKHYAYLKISEGCNHRCTFCIIPNMRGDLVSRPIGEVLLEAKRLFESGVKELLVVSQDTSAYGVDIQYRTGFWDGKPVKTKMFDLVNALNQIAREHQAWVRLHYVYPYPHVDDVLPLMAEFSEHGYGVLPYLDIPLQHAHPDVLKRMKRPASGEKNIERISAWRQACPDLVIRSTFIAGFPGETEEEFEYLLNFLDEAQIDRAGCFAYSPVEGATANQLDNPVPTDLREERRARFMAKAEEISIKRLAKKIGKRIQVIIDRVDEQGGIGRTIGDAPEIDGLVRVLPPSKPSKRYRAGEIIRVTVISSQGHDLIAET; encoded by the coding sequence GTGGCCGGTAAAATTGGATTTGTATCCTTAGGATGCCCTAAGGCGCTTGTAGATTCTGAGCTAATTCTGACGCAACTAAGTGCCGAAGGTTACGAGACTGCCAAAGATTATTCTGGCGCGGATCTTGTGGTTGTTAACACCTGTGGTTTTATCGATTCTGCAGTTGAGGAAAGTCTCTCTGCTATTGGTGAGGCCTTAGCAGAGAACGGTAAAGTGATTGTGACTGGTTGCTTGGGTGCCAGAAAAAATGCCGACGGCAGCGACCTCATCTCCAGCATTCACCCTAAAGTTCTCGCTGTTACAGGCCCTCACGCCACTGACGAGGTGATGCAAGCAATTCACTTACATTTGCCTAAGCCACATGATCCTTTTATAGATTTGGTCCCACCAGCAGGTGTGAAGCTCACTCCTAAACATTACGCCTATCTCAAAATTAGCGAAGGTTGTAATCACCGTTGCACTTTCTGCATCATTCCCAATATGCGTGGCGATCTAGTTTCGCGACCAATTGGCGAGGTTTTGCTTGAAGCTAAGCGCTTATTTGAGTCGGGTGTAAAAGAGTTGTTAGTTGTTTCGCAAGATACCAGTGCCTATGGTGTTGATATTCAGTACCGCACAGGCTTTTGGGATGGCAAACCCGTGAAAACCAAAATGTTTGATTTGGTTAACGCCTTAAACCAAATTGCGCGTGAGCATCAGGCTTGGGTGAGACTTCACTATGTCTATCCTTATCCCCACGTAGACGATGTTCTTCCTTTGATGGCTGAATTCTCAGAGCATGGTTATGGTGTTCTGCCGTATTTAGATATTCCATTGCAGCATGCGCACCCTGATGTCTTGAAGCGCATGAAGCGTCCCGCTAGCGGCGAGAAAAATATTGAGCGCATTTCAGCATGGCGCCAAGCTTGCCCTGATTTGGTGATTCGCAGTACTTTTATCGCAGGCTTTCCTGGTGAAACCGAGGAAGAGTTTGAATATTTACTCAACTTCCTTGACGAGGCGCAAATTGATCGGGCGGGTTGTTTTGCTTATTCACCAGTTGAAGGTGCGACCGCTAATCAATTGGACAATCCGGTTCCTACTGATCTTCGTGAAGAGCGCCGCGCCAGATTTATGGCAAAAGCCGAGGAAATTTCGATTAAGCGACTTGCTAAAAAAATAGGCAAGCGCATCCAGGTCATCATTGATCGGGTGGACGAGCAGGGTGGAATTGGCAGAACTATCGGTGATGCCCCTGAAATCGATGGTCTAGTGAGGGTTTTGCCGCCAAGTAAGCCTTCCAAACGCTATCGTGCCGGTGAAATCATTCGCGTAACCGTCATTAGCTCCCAAGGGCATGACCTAATAGCCGAAACTTGA
- a CDS encoding RluA family pseudouridine synthase, with translation MALPQTPDSNPIDYIDDEDFISLDIPLEMAGERLDKVLAQSLPDYSRNRLKAWVEAGGVMVDGKVTKARYLLHGGESIKVFPQEMPEQFAFSPEDIALEVVYEDDAIIVVNKPPGLVVHPAAGNWSGTLLNGLLFRYPELKLLPRAGIVHRLDKDTSGLMVVARTSQAQTSLVRQLQERTVGRRYLACVWGDPPSQGKVLAAVGRDQRDRLKMAAGSPQGKPAATLFRRLAKGLVGESTVALLECRLETGRTHQIRVHLESLGFPLVGDPVYRKKTPGAAKILTFNRQALHAFALSLQHPVKNELMTWFRLPPQDIIELLPQLGMNEEVLPKEAVVLTSIENELRS, from the coding sequence GTGGCATTGCCGCAAACTCCTGATTCGAATCCCATTGATTATATCGATGATGAGGATTTCATCTCCCTAGATATCCCTTTAGAGATGGCTGGTGAGCGCTTGGATAAGGTGCTGGCACAGTCTTTGCCGGATTATTCGCGCAATCGCCTTAAGGCTTGGGTTGAGGCGGGGGGTGTGATGGTTGATGGAAAAGTCACCAAAGCCCGTTACTTGCTCCATGGTGGCGAGAGTATTAAGGTATTTCCGCAAGAAATGCCTGAGCAATTTGCCTTTAGCCCAGAAGATATTGCCTTAGAGGTGGTTTATGAGGATGACGCCATCATTGTGGTGAATAAGCCACCGGGCCTCGTGGTGCATCCGGCGGCTGGAAATTGGTCGGGGACGCTACTAAATGGACTCTTATTTCGCTATCCAGAGCTGAAGTTGCTTCCTAGGGCAGGAATTGTTCATCGCCTAGATAAAGATACCTCGGGATTAATGGTGGTGGCCCGCACCTCACAGGCACAAACCTCTTTAGTCCGCCAACTGCAAGAGCGAACGGTAGGGCGCCGCTATCTTGCTTGCGTTTGGGGAGATCCCCCAAGCCAAGGAAAGGTCCTGGCAGCGGTTGGCCGTGATCAACGGGATCGATTGAAAATGGCAGCTGGCAGCCCCCAAGGTAAGCCCGCAGCTACTTTATTTAGACGCCTAGCCAAAGGTTTGGTTGGGGAGTCCACTGTTGCGCTGCTGGAGTGTCGACTGGAGACCGGACGCACCCATCAGATTCGGGTTCATTTAGAGTCCCTTGGCTTTCCCTTAGTCGGCGATCCTGTCTATCGCAAAAAAACACCGGGTGCAGCCAAAATCCTAACATTCAATCGCCAAGCCTTGCATGCCTTTGCGCTGAGTCTTCAGCATCCAGTTAAAAATGAATTGATGACTTGGTTTCGATTGCCGCCGCAAGACATTATTGAGTTGTTGCCCCAGCTTGGAATGAATGAAGAGGTTCTTCCTAAAGAGGCTGTGGTGTTGACCTCTATAGAAAATGAATTGCGCTCATGA
- the serB gene encoding phosphoserine phosphatase SerB, which yields MSNYPVLVALSRDPIAEKLVFSLKDQALTFGVSLHSIGGQVGNGAYYVERFESNSHLDTAQREQLRSIAASFNADLCFLRSNLVPQDIRVLAMDMDSTLINIECIDEIADFTGKKSAVAEITEATMRGEIKDFKESLRRRVALLEGVHADALESVYRERLRPNPGAVELLAGANERGMYTLLVSGGFTFFTEKLRQQLGFKQTQANTLEIVDGKLTGKVLGEIVDGAAKAAHLDEACSRLGCTKANAITMGDGANDLIMMNGSGISVAYQAKPVVKEKADAAFDRVGLDAALLLIS from the coding sequence ATGTCCAATTACCCAGTCCTTGTTGCTCTATCCAGAGATCCTATAGCTGAGAAGCTGGTCTTTTCTTTAAAGGATCAAGCCTTGACGTTTGGAGTCTCGCTTCACTCTATCGGTGGACAGGTGGGAAATGGGGCTTACTATGTCGAGCGTTTTGAATCGAACAGCCATTTAGATACCGCACAACGTGAACAGCTAAGATCTATTGCCGCAAGCTTTAATGCTGACCTATGCTTTCTTAGGTCTAATCTAGTGCCGCAAGATATTCGTGTTTTGGCGATGGATATGGACTCAACCTTAATTAACATCGAATGTATCGATGAGATCGCCGATTTCACAGGCAAGAAATCCGCTGTTGCAGAAATTACTGAAGCCACAATGCGCGGTGAAATTAAAGACTTTAAAGAGAGTTTGCGCAGACGTGTTGCATTGCTTGAGGGCGTCCACGCTGATGCCCTCGAATCCGTTTATCGCGAGCGCTTGCGCCCCAATCCTGGTGCAGTTGAGCTTTTGGCTGGTGCCAATGAACGCGGTATGTATACCCTCCTAGTATCCGGCGGCTTTACTTTCTTCACCGAAAAGTTACGTCAGCAATTAGGCTTTAAACAAACACAAGCCAATACATTAGAAATCGTTGATGGCAAGCTCACTGGAAAAGTACTCGGTGAAATCGTCGATGGAGCAGCTAAGGCCGCTCATTTAGATGAGGCTTGCTCTCGACTTGGTTGCACTAAGGCAAATGCCATCACTATGGGTGATGGCGCTAATGATTTAATCATGATGAATGGTTCGGGCATTAGCGTTGCCTACCAAGCAAAACCGGTTGTTAAAGAAAAAGCCGACGCGGCTTTTGACCGAGTCGGCTTAGATGCTGCTCTACTACTGATCTCTTAA
- a CDS encoding acetyl-CoA C-acyltransferase family protein: MSRDVVVLSAVRSAIGTFNGALSSFEPSELGGIVMKEAVARSGVDPALINYITVGNTIPTDSRYGYVARVASIQAGLPMESVAMALNRLCSSGLQAIVTTAQQIMLGDCDYGIGGGVEVMSRGMYGSPAMRSGARMGDTKMIDLMVGILTDPFGVGHMGVTAENLVEKWKLTRDEQDALAVESHRRAANAIKEGRFKSQIVPITIKTRKGDVVFDTDEHVKPETTMETLAKMKAVFKKEGGSVTAGNASGINDGAAFFVLADAETAKKAGHKPIARLVSYAVAGVPNHIMGEGPIPATKIALERAGLKLDQMDVIESNEAFAAQALAVTKGLGLDPAKTNVNGGAIALGHPIGCSGAAIATKAIHELQRVQGKYALVTMCIGGGQGIATIFERL, encoded by the coding sequence ATGAGTCGTGATGTCGTTGTCTTAAGTGCAGTTCGTTCCGCAATTGGCACCTTTAACGGTGCTCTCAGCAGTTTTGAGCCATCTGAGCTTGGCGGCATCGTAATGAAAGAGGCGGTTGCTCGCTCGGGTGTAGATCCTGCGCTTATTAATTACATTACTGTGGGTAACACTATCCCTACAGATAGTCGCTATGGTTATGTTGCACGTGTAGCCTCAATCCAAGCTGGCTTGCCAATGGAATCTGTGGCAATGGCTTTAAATCGTTTGTGCAGCTCTGGCTTGCAGGCGATCGTAACAACTGCTCAGCAAATTATGTTGGGTGATTGTGATTACGGTATTGGCGGTGGCGTTGAAGTCATGTCTCGTGGCATGTATGGTTCTCCAGCAATGCGCAGTGGTGCGCGTATGGGTGATACCAAGATGATCGACCTGATGGTTGGTATTTTGACTGACCCATTTGGCGTTGGTCACATGGGTGTTACAGCTGAAAATCTTGTTGAAAAATGGAAATTAACACGTGATGAGCAGGACGCTCTTGCGGTCGAGTCTCATCGTCGTGCGGCAAATGCCATTAAAGAGGGCCGCTTTAAATCTCAGATCGTGCCAATCACTATTAAAACTCGTAAGGGTGACGTAGTGTTTGATACCGATGAACATGTCAAGCCAGAGACCACCATGGAAACACTTGCCAAGATGAAGGCAGTGTTCAAAAAAGAGGGTGGCTCAGTAACGGCTGGCAATGCATCAGGCATTAATGATGGTGCCGCATTCTTTGTATTAGCTGATGCTGAAACTGCGAAGAAGGCTGGTCATAAGCCAATCGCCCGTTTGGTATCTTATGCTGTGGCTGGAGTTCCAAACCACATCATGGGTGAAGGCCCAATCCCGGCAACCAAAATCGCTCTCGAGCGTGCTGGACTCAAATTAGATCAAATGGATGTGATTGAGTCTAATGAAGCATTTGCTGCGCAAGCTTTAGCAGTGACTAAGGGCTTAGGTTTAGATCCAGCTAAGACCAACGTAAACGGCGGCGCTATTGCCTTAGGACACCCAATTGGTTGTTCCGGCGCTGCGATTGCTACTAAGGCAATCCATGAGTTACAACGCGTTCAAGGTAAATATGCTTTGGTAACGATGTGTATTGGTGGTGGTCAAGGTATTGCGACCATTTTTGAGCGCCTGTAA
- the pgeF gene encoding peptidoglycan editing factor PgeF: MSFITPQWSTPNSVKALVSTRKGGVSQKPFDSLNLGDHVGDELNNVLTNRAIFAKELPAEPIWLKQVHGTAVSTPQSRQLNPGVNHQADASVTNIPGEVLAIMTADCLPVLFANTEGSVIGAAHAGWRGLCAGILENTLAELLKLSSDKNPSNVMAWLGPAIGPDAFEVGDDVLTAFNNAAYPIPMDAFKALDHKPGKFLADIYKLAKGRLEACGVNMIFGGQYCTVRDQEQFFSYRRDGDTGRFASAIWITK; this comes from the coding sequence ATGAGTTTCATTACCCCTCAGTGGTCGACACCAAATTCAGTTAAAGCCTTGGTGAGCACTCGTAAGGGGGGCGTTAGTCAAAAGCCTTTTGATTCTTTGAATCTAGGTGACCATGTGGGCGATGAGCTTAATAACGTTTTGACGAATAGAGCTATCTTCGCCAAGGAATTGCCAGCAGAGCCCATTTGGTTAAAGCAGGTCCATGGTACGGCGGTCAGCACTCCGCAAAGTCGTCAATTAAACCCAGGTGTAAATCATCAAGCCGATGCTTCTGTTACCAACATTCCAGGAGAGGTATTGGCTATCATGACTGCCGATTGCCTCCCCGTTCTTTTTGCCAATACAGAAGGGTCTGTTATTGGCGCCGCACATGCTGGCTGGAGGGGCCTGTGTGCCGGAATTCTTGAAAATACCCTCGCTGAGCTATTAAAACTTTCTAGCGATAAAAATCCATCTAATGTAATGGCATGGCTAGGCCCTGCAATAGGTCCTGACGCATTTGAGGTTGGAGATGATGTGTTAACGGCTTTCAATAACGCTGCTTACCCCATCCCGATGGATGCATTTAAAGCGCTTGACCATAAACCAGGCAAGTTCTTGGCCGATATTTACAAACTAGCAAAAGGGCGGCTGGAGGCTTGTGGCGTCAACATGATTTTTGGTGGGCAATATTGCACAGTGAGGGATCAAGAGCAGTTTTTTTCCTATCGCCGCGATGGTGATACCGGTCGATTTGCATCTGCAATTTGGATCACAAAATAG
- a CDS encoding 3-ketoacyl-ACP reductase has product MSQKVAYVTGGMGGIGTAICQRLAKDGFKVIAGCGPNSPRKDRWIGEQKALGYEFIASEGNVSDWDSTVAAFEKVKAEVGRVDVLVNNAGITRDSVFRKMTPDAWKAVIDTNLNSLFNVTKQVIDGMVENNWGRIINISSVNGQKGQFGQANYSTAKAGLHGFTMALAQEVATKGVTVNTVSPGYIGTDMVKAIREDVLEKIVSGIPVKRLGTPEEIASICCWIASDDGGYATGADFSLNGGIHTG; this is encoded by the coding sequence ATGTCTCAAAAAGTCGCATATGTAACTGGTGGTATGGGTGGTATTGGTACCGCTATCTGTCAACGTCTTGCTAAGGATGGGTTTAAGGTAATTGCTGGTTGTGGCCCGAATTCGCCCCGTAAGGATCGCTGGATTGGCGAGCAAAAAGCGCTTGGCTACGAATTTATTGCTTCTGAAGGCAATGTTTCTGATTGGGATAGTACTGTTGCTGCCTTTGAGAAGGTCAAGGCTGAAGTTGGTCGTGTTGATGTTTTGGTTAACAACGCTGGCATCACTCGTGACAGCGTCTTCCGCAAAATGACTCCAGATGCCTGGAAAGCGGTTATTGATACCAACTTGAACTCTCTCTTTAACGTTACTAAACAAGTGATTGATGGCATGGTTGAAAACAACTGGGGTCGAATCATTAATATTTCCTCTGTAAACGGTCAAAAGGGTCAATTCGGACAAGCCAACTACTCCACTGCTAAAGCTGGGTTACATGGTTTCACAATGGCTCTGGCTCAGGAAGTGGCTACCAAGGGCGTTACTGTGAATACTGTATCCCCGGGCTATATCGGGACCGATATGGTGAAAGCCATCCGAGAAGATGTCTTAGAGAAGATTGTGTCTGGTATCCCGGTGAAGCGTTTGGGCACTCCAGAGGAGATTGCCTCCATCTGCTGTTGGATAGCCTCTGATGATGGTGGCTATGCTACTGGAGCAGACTTCTCATTAAATGGCGGTATTCATACTGGTTAA
- a CDS encoding outer membrane protein assembly factor BamD produces MSDVISDASLRLAGNSSPQKKSSHVYSAPFALIFALILALMLLGGCAGSDGSKDDTDIWSEAKLYSEATDKLNDADFAKCGKYFEKLEARFPFGPYSQQAQINAAYCYWKAQEQTQALVAIDRFIKLHQGSPNLDYAYYLKGLITFNDDLGWLGKFTGQDLSERDPKAAKEAFESFKVVVERFPNSKYAPDALDRMRYIVNSLAEADVLVARFYYQRGAYLAAANRAQLVIRDYDRAPAVEEALYILTKSYEKLGMIQLSNDSARVFKLNFPDSQMMETGQRVKKERRWWQFWNK; encoded by the coding sequence ATGTCCGACGTAATATCAGACGCCAGTTTAAGGCTTGCTGGGAATTCTTCCCCACAAAAAAAGAGCTCACATGTATACAGCGCTCCTTTCGCCCTGATTTTTGCCCTGATCCTTGCATTAATGTTGTTAGGTGGATGCGCAGGTAGTGATGGCAGCAAAGATGACACCGACATTTGGTCTGAGGCAAAACTCTATTCGGAGGCCACTGACAAACTCAACGATGCCGACTTTGCTAAATGCGGAAAATACTTTGAGAAATTAGAGGCACGCTTTCCATTTGGTCCTTACTCACAACAAGCCCAAATTAATGCAGCCTATTGCTATTGGAAAGCACAAGAGCAAACTCAGGCACTCGTTGCGATTGATCGCTTTATTAAATTACACCAAGGCAGCCCAAACTTAGATTACGCATACTATTTAAAAGGTCTTATTACTTTTAACGATGATCTGGGATGGTTGGGCAAATTTACTGGACAGGATCTAAGTGAGCGTGACCCTAAAGCCGCTAAGGAAGCGTTTGAATCCTTCAAAGTAGTTGTTGAGCGTTTCCCAAATAGTAAATACGCTCCCGATGCTTTGGACCGGATGCGTTACATCGTTAACTCCCTTGCAGAGGCGGACGTTTTGGTAGCGCGTTTTTACTATCAACGTGGCGCCTACCTAGCTGCAGCCAACCGGGCTCAGCTAGTGATACGAGATTATGACCGCGCACCTGCCGTTGAAGAAGCGCTTTACATTCTGACGAAGTCGTATGAAAAGCTTGGCATGATTCAGTTGAGCAACGATTCTGCCCGTGTCTTTAAACTTAATTTCCCGGATAGCCAGATGATGGAGACTGGTCAACGCGTTAAAAAAGAGCGTAGATGGTGGCAGTTC
- the phaR gene encoding polyhydroxyalkanoate synthesis repressor PhaR produces MVTRAKRAGEDRLIKKYPNRRLYDTQTSTYVTLSDIKNLVMANEVFKVVDAKTEEDLTRNILLQIILEEEAGGAPVFSTQMLSQIIRFYGNSMQGLMGNYLEKTMQSFVDIHNKLGDQTKGLGAGSTPEAWSQMMNLQNPLMQGLMGNYMEQSKDLFIKMQEQVQGSQNIFGNFPFTAQPNKTEKE; encoded by the coding sequence ATGGTTACCCGCGCTAAACGAGCTGGCGAAGATCGCCTCATCAAGAAATATCCAAATCGCCGTCTCTACGATACGCAGACTAGTACCTATGTCACCTTGTCTGATATTAAGAATTTGGTGATGGCAAATGAAGTATTCAAGGTAGTGGATGCTAAAACCGAAGAAGACTTAACGCGCAACATCTTGCTGCAAATTATTCTTGAAGAAGAAGCTGGTGGTGCACCAGTTTTCTCTACTCAAATGCTTTCTCAAATCATTCGCTTTTATGGAAACTCCATGCAAGGATTGATGGGTAATTATCTTGAAAAGACCATGCAATCTTTTGTGGATATCCACAATAAGCTTGGCGACCAAACTAAGGGACTAGGTGCTGGTAGTACACCTGAAGCCTGGTCGCAGATGATGAACCTACAAAACCCGCTCATGCAGGGTTTGATGGGTAACTATATGGAGCAGAGCAAAGATCTTTTCATCAAAATGCAAGAGCAAGTACAGGGCTCGCAAAATATTTTTGGAAATTTTCCGTTTACAGCTCAGCCTAACAAAACTGAAAAAGAATAG